One window of Spirochaetales bacterium genomic DNA carries:
- a CDS encoding transposase, protein EVPRKILEGWKGYIQTDGLAAYNKAGGQPGIIHVGCWALILQTINGLPSEWLQLRKTNSSTSTRTIWVQRSASRTKRASPYRALPTTRTERPFTWRVSRV, encoded by the coding sequence GCGAGGTGCCGAGGAAAATACTCGAAGGGTGGAAAGGGTATATACAAACCGACGGGCTTGCGGCTTATAACAAGGCCGGCGGCCAACCCGGAATTATTCATGTCGGATGCTGGGCTCTTATTTTGCAAACGATCAACGGATTGCCCAGCGAATGGTTACAGCTACGGAAAACGAACTCCTCTACGTCCACACGGACCATCTGGGTTCAGCGGTCCGCCTCACGAACGAAACGGGCCAGCCCATACAGAGCATTGCCTACGACCCGTACGGAAAGACCGTTTACATGGCGGGTATCAAGGGTGTGA
- a CDS encoding RHS repeat-associated core domain-containing protein, translating into MAGIKGVNYRFTDQEFDGGTGLYYYDARYYDPMLGRFVQPDMVLDGLNRYAYCKNDPVVYIDPLGMFGSHTTQKDCEKYYDNYEERNKPNYLNASSIRSKAESIQRQLNEIAKKVVTDEEFRNRLDTDTIFEALDYFFDDIIGVDTPDGLVLFSANITAFSSRIIGAGLGCEVILTRGHGVTIYGQAGAGLGKGVSMTFGAGLVWGLNGDPTKYTGGFIDVQISLTGNSSVSACWWNPIDPDVFGFKAGYSIGKKTYGVLIEYYFRVYDTREGYFPDIPFLHDMFGNFLMPD; encoded by the coding sequence ATGGCGGGTATCAAGGGTGTGAACTACCGCTTCACGGACCAGGAGTTCGACGGCGGTACTGGACTCTACTACTACGACGCCCGCTACTATGACCCGATGCTGGGGCGTTTTGTCCAGCCGGATATGGTACTGGATGGATTGAATAGATATGCTTACTGTAAAAATGATCCGGTAGTCTATATAGATCCATTAGGTATGTTTGGTTCACACACAACGCAAAAAGATTGTGAGAAATATTATGATAATTATGAAGAACGAAATAAGCCAAATTACTTAAATGCAAGTTCTATTAGGTCAAAGGCAGAAAGTATTCAAAGACAGCTAAATGAAATCGCCAAAAAAGTAGTGACAGATGAAGAGTTTCGAAATAGACTTGATACAGATACTATATTTGAAGCACTGGATTATTTTTTTGATGACATAATTGGTGTTGATACACCGGATGGTCTTGTATTATTTAGTGCAAATATAACAGCATTCAGTTCAAGAATAATCGGAGCTGGATTAGGCTGTGAAGTAATATTAACAAGAGGACATGGTGTCACTATTTATGGTCAAGCTGGGGCAGGATTAGGAAAAGGAGTATCCATGACTTTTGGAGCAGGGTTGGTATGGGGATTAAATGGTGATCCAACGAAATACACTGGTGGATTCATTGATGTACAAATTTCATTGACTGGAAATTCAAGTGTATCAGCATGTTGGTGGAATCCTATTGATCCAGATGTATTTGGATTCAAGGCAGGATATTCTATCGGAAAGAAAACTTATGGAGTACTTATTGAATATTATTTTAGAGTATATGATACAAGAGAAGGTTACTTTCCAGATATACCTTTTTTACATGACATGTTTGGAAATTTCTTAATGCCAGATTAA
- a CDS encoding TraB/GumN family protein, whose protein sequence is MNETATRVQLGKREIILLGTAHVSKESVVEVETTIREEKPDMVCIEIDESRYNSLTKGSSWKDLSIPQVLRKRKGFLLLANLVLSSFQKRLGLDLGVKPGEEMLKAITIAKELGIPYEFCDREIQVTLKRAWSKTGFWGKNKMLAAMISSVFFNEKLSADEIEKLKEKSALQNMLEELAHFMPSVKTVLIDERDRYLATRIFLSKGDKIVAVVGAGHVEGIMQWLESLHEGKVTEDLAEIEEVPPKSIVASALPFVIAFAIIGLMVAGFFVGGITKVLNMLLMWFLINGSLSAVGTIVALGHPLAVIAAFLTAPFTSINPLVPVGLVTGLIEYKFKKPHVEDFEQISTDITSFRGFYRNRFIHILLVFFFSSLGSGIGTFVAGIPMIANLFH, encoded by the coding sequence ATGAACGAAACAGCCACCCGGGTACAACTCGGAAAAAGAGAGATTATTCTGCTGGGAACGGCGCACGTATCGAAAGAAAGTGTCGTCGAAGTCGAGACGACCATACGGGAGGAAAAACCCGATATGGTATGTATCGAGATCGACGAATCCAGATACAATTCCCTCACAAAAGGCTCCTCATGGAAGGACCTCAGCATTCCCCAGGTGTTGAGAAAAAGAAAGGGGTTCCTCCTGCTGGCGAACCTCGTCCTTTCTTCCTTTCAGAAGCGGCTTGGGCTCGATCTGGGCGTCAAGCCGGGCGAGGAAATGCTCAAAGCGATAACGATCGCAAAGGAACTCGGCATCCCCTACGAATTCTGCGACAGGGAAATTCAGGTGACGCTCAAACGCGCCTGGTCGAAGACGGGTTTCTGGGGAAAAAACAAGATGCTCGCCGCCATGATCAGTTCCGTTTTCTTCAACGAAAAGCTATCCGCCGATGAAATAGAAAAACTCAAGGAAAAAAGCGCCCTGCAGAACATGCTGGAGGAACTGGCGCATTTCATGCCGTCCGTCAAAACGGTCCTTATCGACGAACGGGACAGGTACCTGGCAACCAGGATATTTCTGTCAAAAGGAGATAAAATCGTCGCCGTCGTCGGGGCGGGCCATGTCGAGGGGATCATGCAATGGCTTGAATCCCTGCATGAAGGAAAGGTGACGGAGGACCTCGCCGAAATAGAGGAGGTTCCGCCGAAATCGATCGTCGCCTCCGCCCTGCCCTTTGTCATCGCGTTCGCCATCATCGGCCTCATGGTCGCGGGTTTTTTCGTGGGGGGGATCACGAAGGTGCTCAACATGCTTCTCATGTGGTTTCTCATTAACGGCTCGCTTTCGGCTGTCGGGACAATTGTCGCACTCGGCCATCCCCTCGCGGTAATCGCCGCCTTTCTCACCGCGCCCTTCACCTCGATCAATCCGCTGGTCCCGGTCGGACTCGTCACCGGCCTCATCGAGTACAAGTTCAAGAAACCCCACGTCGAAGACTTCGAACAGATAAGCACGGACATTACGAGTTTCAGGGGCTTTTACCGGAACAGGTTCATCCATATCCTCCTGGTCTTTTTCTTTTCGAGCCTGGGAAGCGGCATCGGCACCTTTGTCGCCGGTATTCCGATGATCGCGAACCTCTTTCATTAA
- a CDS encoding tetratricopeptide repeat protein: MVRALLVSVFCFCAIILSSCVSSPEKTSDGELAPYESITQYVVMGEPEKAIEIYEKAVSSKDADTPDMKILLAQLLMLAGKNEDAEKELNEVLEKDRSNCDALFRLSVNYGIEGNRKKQRETLEEILRIDPGYSPALAYLGESYLEENKLEKARQYFEKALKADPNDFVALMGLGNLLMRKKEYDEAIAMFDRAQKVDPEYLFAYVDRAQAKRLKKDYGGAIEDLSGAIAIDPGYYWNYIDRGNLYLKTGKRESAIADFTEAANIDPDYFISYVYLGGIYYRTKEWEKAGEYYGKVYERKADYYHIYEPLGVISYTRKKWDDARKMFEKAYEYNKTEYSYPLLASLCLKKAGREKEARTYLETELPSFPKDTWYYEIARFYINPSNDYYVQHRYKNEQNKIRKKRMLFYMGAQYALTEQFIVTARISFEQVLSIERKDLLEYDLAEWELEQLDNK; the protein is encoded by the coding sequence ATGGTCAGAGCGTTGCTTGTATCGGTTTTTTGTTTTTGTGCAATAATTTTAAGCTCCTGCGTTTCTTCGCCCGAAAAAACATCAGACGGGGAGCTTGCCCCCTATGAAAGCATCACCCAGTATGTGGTCATGGGGGAACCGGAAAAGGCGATTGAAATATACGAAAAAGCCGTTTCATCGAAAGACGCCGATACACCGGACATGAAAATACTCCTTGCCCAGCTTCTCATGCTTGCCGGCAAGAATGAAGACGCCGAAAAGGAATTGAACGAGGTACTGGAAAAGGACAGGAGTAATTGCGACGCACTCTTCCGGTTATCCGTGAATTACGGTATCGAAGGAAACAGGAAAAAACAACGGGAGACGCTCGAAGAAATTCTCCGGATCGATCCCGGTTATTCCCCGGCACTCGCCTATCTCGGCGAGAGTTATCTGGAGGAAAACAAACTCGAGAAGGCCCGGCAGTATTTCGAAAAAGCCCTGAAAGCGGACCCGAACGATTTTGTCGCGCTTATGGGGCTGGGAAATCTGCTGATGCGGAAAAAGGAATACGATGAGGCGATAGCGATGTTCGACAGGGCGCAGAAGGTGGACCCCGAATATCTCTTCGCTTATGTGGACAGGGCGCAGGCAAAGCGATTGAAGAAGGATTACGGGGGGGCGATCGAGGATTTGTCCGGGGCGATTGCGATCGACCCCGGCTATTACTGGAATTACATCGACAGGGGCAATCTCTACCTTAAAACGGGAAAACGGGAATCCGCGATCGCGGATTTTACCGAAGCGGCGAACATCGATCCGGATTATTTTATCTCCTATGTCTATCTCGGCGGGATCTATTACAGGACAAAGGAATGGGAAAAGGCCGGAGAATACTACGGGAAAGTCTACGAACGGAAAGCCGATTATTATCACATTTATGAACCGCTGGGGGTTATCTCGTATACCCGGAAGAAATGGGACGATGCCCGGAAAATGTTCGAAAAGGCCTATGAATACAATAAAACGGAATATTCATATCCCCTCCTCGCTTCATTGTGTCTCAAGAAGGCGGGAAGGGAAAAAGAGGCGCGAACATATCTGGAAACCGAACTTCCCTCCTTCCCGAAAGACACATGGTACTATGAAATCGCTCGGTTCTATATCAATCCTTCGAACGATTATTACGTGCAGCACCGGTATAAAAACGAACAAAATAAAATACGCAAGAAGCGTATGCTTTTTTATATGGGCGCACAATATGCCCTCACCGAACAATTTATCGTGACGGCGCGAATTTCTTTTGAACAGGTCCTCTCGATCGAACGGAAGGATCTTCTTGAATACGATCTGGCTGAATGGGAACTGGAACAGCTGGATAACAAATAG
- a CDS encoding MBL fold metallo-hydrolase, with the protein MINQIVVGICSTNCYIFSHKTNECVIIDPGGDEVDIISCIKALDVQPVGIILTHGHFDHTAAIKKLRDYFQKKGKKIPIAIHTEDRKYLGESGEKINKNFLSYFGLDSNNQFHNNFMSMPDADILLHDEENVFNTEMTVIETPGHTRGSVCLYSEEKNVLFSGDTLFCQGIGRTDFPDGDHESIVKSIRDRLFSLPADTIVYPGHGPSSTIRMEKESFYPS; encoded by the coding sequence ATGATTAATCAAATTGTTGTAGGTATTTGCAGCACTAATTGCTATATTTTTTCACACAAAACGAACGAGTGCGTCATCATCGACCCGGGCGGGGACGAAGTGGATATCATCTCGTGCATCAAGGCCCTCGACGTCCAGCCTGTCGGGATCATCCTCACCCACGGCCACTTCGATCATACGGCCGCAATAAAAAAGCTCAGGGATTATTTTCAGAAAAAAGGAAAAAAAATACCGATCGCGATTCATACCGAGGACAGGAAATATCTCGGCGAGTCGGGTGAAAAGATAAACAAAAATTTTCTTTCCTATTTCGGGCTTGATTCGAACAATCAGTTTCACAACAACTTCATGTCCATGCCGGATGCGGATATCCTCCTGCACGATGAGGAGAATGTCTTTAACACGGAGATGACGGTCATCGAAACCCCCGGACACACCCGCGGAAGCGTCTGCCTTTATTCGGAAGAAAAAAATGTCCTTTTTTCCGGCGATACCCTTTTCTGTCAGGGAATAGGGAGGACGGATTTTCCGGACGGCGACCATGAATCGATCGTTAAAAGTATCAGGGACAGGCTTTTTTCCCTTCCCGCAGACACCATTGTCTATCCCGGACACGGTCCGAGTTCGACAATCCGAATGGAAAAAGAAAGTTTTTATCCTTCCTGA
- a CDS encoding HD-GYP domain-containing protein: MKTSILDGNTHGALKKIPVETLSPGMIFDSPVYFEGSNLLVGAGIPLKETDIRRLNQWGISIVETKGGIAGEDPVQREALDFRREYGPGNKDSSYILYISSIKRLDTVFKDVMEDKEVIQQRLTSITSDLMQCVRENRNQMLQYVLFGEPAANKLVVNAVHTAVISIVIGEKIELLNHYLFKLCIAALLHDIGMLRISEDIASKTDKLTDEEFQAMKLHSILTYNIIVNELHYGQEIGEYALLHHENWDGSGYPKRLTGEKIPLPSRIIACADAYSAMVNERPYRERLSGYLSLKTIIGDNGKRFDPGITKALLSSIGIYPIGSIVRLNNEDIGRVVDINPQAVLRPKIKIVKRYRNQGKKDEEIIDLIKRSDIYITETIEPVHEPFAGS, translated from the coding sequence ATGAAAACGTCAATACTCGACGGCAACACACATGGTGCCCTGAAAAAAATTCCCGTGGAAACATTATCTCCCGGCATGATATTCGACAGCCCCGTATATTTTGAGGGGAGCAATCTTTTAGTCGGTGCGGGGATACCCTTGAAAGAAACGGATATAAGGAGGCTCAACCAGTGGGGGATATCCATAGTGGAAACCAAGGGAGGCATCGCAGGCGAAGACCCGGTGCAAAGAGAGGCTTTGGATTTCAGGCGCGAGTACGGACCCGGAAATAAAGATTCAAGCTATATCCTCTATATATCCTCCATAAAAAGACTCGATACCGTATTCAAGGATGTCATGGAAGACAAAGAAGTCATTCAACAGCGGCTGACATCGATTACAAGCGACCTTATGCAATGCGTCCGGGAGAACAGAAACCAGATGCTTCAGTATGTCCTTTTCGGAGAACCGGCCGCGAATAAACTCGTCGTCAATGCGGTTCACACCGCCGTCATTTCGATCGTGATCGGAGAGAAGATCGAATTGCTGAACCACTACCTTTTCAAACTCTGCATCGCCGCCCTCCTTCATGATATCGGGATGCTTCGGATTTCGGAAGATATCGCCTCAAAAACCGATAAACTCACCGACGAGGAATTCCAGGCCATGAAACTTCACAGTATTCTGACCTACAATATCATCGTCAATGAACTGCACTACGGACAGGAGATCGGTGAATACGCACTTCTCCACCATGAAAACTGGGACGGAAGCGGCTATCCGAAACGCCTCACCGGAGAAAAAATCCCGCTCCCGTCACGAATAATCGCCTGCGCGGACGCGTATTCGGCAATGGTGAACGAACGCCCGTACCGGGAACGGTTGAGCGGCTACCTCTCGCTAAAGACAATAATCGGCGATAACGGGAAACGATTCGATCCCGGAATCACGAAGGCGCTGCTCTCGAGCATCGGTATATATCCGATCGGCAGCATTGTCCGGCTCAACAACGAGGATATCGGGCGGGTCGTCGATATAAATCCGCAGGCGGTTCTCAGACCAAAGATAAAAATCGTGAAACGGTACCGTAATCAGGGGAAAAAGGACGAAGAGATAATCGATCTGATAAAACGGTCCGATATCTATATTACGGAAACGATCGAACCGGTACATGAACCGTTTGCCGGTTCGTGA
- a CDS encoding DUF2339 domain-containing protein — protein MHTESTFNSAVFDKTKTIELLKKYWILFTGFLLLFAGILYIFRVGYDDGWISPVTILVMGIAGSMIGYASSIILFRKNARIIAEITAGFTCGFTFTVIAYAHFTDMLTHTIAYGCIIAAALCISVIAFRHNFRVFATLGLASALSAPLIVWAPAFHLFNLYLYILALNIVIIGFGLIKKWRELLAAGIIIDTLLYFGYASVLQFKSWNEPFLYIFIIFLLYAAGSMIMVKREDGSPERFPVLLFAVNLIVFFSWSLYIFSCFRINLSIPFIITGGILLVSFLLFLFLFGRASRIPLTSYLVGFLITAVSGVPFSVYLPGDISPFIQQAAVWLILASSLFIYGYKIRNGLMITGSFILWMIILVYTTITQFSRFISYFPFLNPPAVLWSAIILSGLLMSVYIEKFSPKKSDKGRSVSGKVMSYTLASLSHLIVFCFLSVQIIYAGTRLDMSLFELSCFVSSGWAVFTIILYFWGWKYGRRFFIITAYFVLVMTAIKMIFLDILGETTILKSVFMFITSTFFVFAGFLNYRRQTIISFIAQKEGEIR, from the coding sequence ATGCATACGGAATCCACTTTTAACTCAGCCGTATTCGACAAAACAAAAACGATCGAACTCCTTAAAAAATACTGGATTCTGTTTACCGGATTTCTCCTTCTCTTTGCCGGAATCCTTTACATCTTCAGGGTCGGCTACGATGACGGCTGGATTTCTCCCGTAACGATTCTGGTCATGGGTATCGCGGGCAGCATGATCGGGTACGCTTCGAGTATCATACTATTCAGAAAGAATGCCCGTATTATTGCCGAAATAACCGCCGGATTCACCTGCGGCTTCACTTTTACCGTGATCGCGTACGCCCATTTTACGGATATGCTGACGCACACGATCGCATACGGCTGCATTATCGCGGCCGCCCTCTGTATATCGGTCATCGCCTTCAGGCACAATTTTCGCGTATTCGCGACCCTCGGTCTGGCTTCGGCCCTGAGCGCCCCCCTTATTGTATGGGCCCCCGCCTTCCATCTTTTCAATCTCTATCTCTATATTCTGGCACTCAATATCGTGATTATCGGCTTCGGCCTTATAAAAAAATGGCGGGAACTCCTCGCCGCAGGGATTATCATCGATACCCTCCTCTACTTCGGCTATGCCTCCGTGCTGCAATTCAAAAGCTGGAACGAGCCCTTTCTCTATATTTTCATTATCTTTCTCCTCTATGCAGCGGGAAGCATGATTATGGTGAAAAGAGAGGACGGTTCCCCCGAACGCTTTCCCGTTCTTCTTTTTGCCGTCAATCTCATCGTCTTTTTTTCCTGGTCCCTGTATATCTTCTCCTGCTTTCGGATAAACCTTTCGATTCCTTTCATCATTACCGGCGGTATCCTCCTTGTCTCCTTTTTACTTTTTCTCTTCCTCTTCGGCCGGGCATCGAGAATACCCCTGACAAGCTACCTTGTGGGGTTCCTCATCACAGCCGTTAGCGGCGTCCCTTTCAGTGTGTACCTCCCGGGAGATATCTCTCCCTTCATCCAGCAGGCGGCCGTCTGGCTTATACTCGCATCGAGCCTTTTTATTTACGGATATAAAATCCGCAACGGACTCATGATAACCGGAAGTTTCATTCTCTGGATGATCATCCTCGTCTATACAACGATCACCCAGTTTTCGCGTTTTATTTCCTATTTCCCGTTTTTGAATCCGCCCGCCGTTTTGTGGTCGGCAATCATTCTTTCCGGATTGCTGATGTCGGTTTATATCGAAAAATTCTCTCCCAAAAAATCGGACAAAGGTCGGTCCGTCTCCGGGAAGGTCATGTCGTATACCCTGGCCTCTCTGAGCCATCTCATCGTGTTTTGTTTTTTATCGGTCCAGATCATATACGCCGGGACTCGTCTGGATATGTCCCTTTTTGAATTGTCCTGTTTTGTTTCCTCCGGCTGGGCGGTCTTCACGATCATCCTTTATTTTTGGGGATGGAAATACGGCCGGCGTTTTTTTATCATTACCGCATATTTTGTTCTTGTCATGACGGCAATAAAAATGATATTCTTGGATATTCTCGGTGAAACCACAATTCTAAAATCCGTTTTCATGTTCATAACCAGTACATTTTTCGTATTTGCCGGTTTCCTGAACTACCGTAGACAAACAATCATCTCTTTTATCGCGCAAAAAGAAGGAGAGATCCGATGA
- a CDS encoding alpha/beta hydrolase — protein sequence MNSLRFYGKKPYTIIVIHGGPGAAGEMKPVAESLAPYCGVIEPFQTKRTVSGQIREIKSHIEDHCSPPVIVIGYSWGAWLGIFTAAGFPALVQKLILVGCPPLEAGYTDAIETARMARLTDEEQNGIRRLADTLADETTTKSEVKRLERLLLKTDAYDPVPDAAEPVRFRGDIFRGVWEEAAGMRENGELLTYARQVVCPVVAIHGDYDPHPALGVKRPLSGIIGNFRFHLLTRCGHTPWIERHARAMFFTLLKKELQTG from the coding sequence ATGAACAGCCTTCGTTTCTACGGAAAGAAACCTTATACAATCATCGTCATTCACGGGGGACCCGGTGCTGCCGGTGAAATGAAGCCGGTAGCCGAATCACTCGCCCCTTATTGCGGCGTTATCGAACCGTTTCAGACAAAGCGGACCGTCTCCGGTCAAATCCGCGAAATCAAAAGCCACATCGAAGATCATTGCAGCCCTCCGGTTATCGTCATCGGTTATTCATGGGGTGCCTGGCTCGGCATTTTTACGGCAGCCGGATTTCCCGCACTCGTCCAAAAACTCATCCTAGTCGGTTGTCCGCCTCTCGAAGCCGGTTATACCGATGCGATAGAAACGGCAAGAATGGCCCGCCTCACAGACGAAGAACAAAACGGGATAAGGCGCCTTGCGGACACCCTTGCCGATGAAACGACCACGAAATCCGAAGTGAAGCGGCTTGAAAGGCTGTTGTTGAAGACAGACGCCTATGATCCGGTGCCCGATGCCGCGGAACCGGTCCGGTTCCGCGGTGATATCTTCCGCGGCGTTTGGGAAGAGGCGGCCGGAATGAGAGAAAATGGTGAGCTTTTGACGTATGCGCGGCAGGTCGTATGTCCGGTCGTTGCCATTCATGGGGATTATGATCCCCATCCGGCTTTAGGTGTGAAGCGGCCCCTTTCGGGGATCATCGGGAATTTCCGGTTTCATCTGCTTACGCGATGCGGCCATACACCATGGATCGAACGGCATGCCCGCGCCATGTTTTTTACACTGCTGAAAAAAGAGCTACAGACTGGTTGA
- a CDS encoding J domain-containing protein: MSIINSVLLHNAHYLIINRENTDVFRYHKSSNGTSHRGRYSLLGGNGDDSDTHGTSLTGIMRKITGRKLSIAGSSSIVTCFFSTVFLFASIAVPAVFSWYFFFFHVVFSFVLTFGLLNRFACRVMLRYTLNGKKGEFYQDLLHHLTHLSYSDRLWHVDEIAANKNPKKYGGSKHIYHRCRARVIKSRPHFITSNITIYAVAYSHHTLYFLPDCVLVKRKNRYAHYGYSDIFLYYAEKPSLERKSPPTDAQIIGQRWLHPNRDGTPDRRYRHNPRIPLMLLSELLVYFKGGFQSYLQISAVRIAFSFYSFLSRYAEVAITKRYKSGKPKKSASSGPAGGEGKEDRKTEARRDTGHKTEKDRADERKNRNNNDTHTTQQKQVNKTILTAFRTLGLLPGASAEDIKHNYRLLVKQYHPDLYIKSTALSQKYAEQKIIEINRAYEHILKWSRTS, translated from the coding sequence ATGAGTATTATCAATTCTGTACTTCTCCATAACGCCCATTATCTCATTATCAACAGGGAAAACACCGATGTCTTTCGTTATCATAAATCCTCGAACGGCACCTCACATCGCGGCCGTTACTCATTACTCGGCGGTAACGGCGACGACTCCGATACGCACGGTACCTCCCTTACCGGTATCATGAGAAAGATTACCGGCAGGAAACTCAGTATCGCGGGTTCGTCGTCGATCGTCACGTGTTTTTTTTCTACAGTTTTCCTCTTTGCCTCTATCGCCGTCCCCGCCGTGTTTTCCTGGTATTTCTTTTTTTTCCATGTCGTCTTCTCCTTTGTTCTCACCTTCGGCCTGTTGAACAGATTCGCCTGCCGCGTCATGCTTCGTTACACGTTAAACGGCAAAAAAGGCGAATTCTATCAGGACCTGCTTCACCACCTCACCCACCTTTCGTATTCGGACAGGCTGTGGCATGTCGATGAGATTGCCGCGAATAAAAACCCCAAAAAATACGGGGGATCGAAACACATCTACCACCGCTGCCGGGCAAGGGTGATAAAATCGCGGCCGCACTTTATCACATCGAATATAACGATATACGCCGTCGCCTACAGCCACCACACCCTCTATTTTCTTCCCGACTGCGTTCTGGTAAAAAGAAAAAACAGATACGCTCATTACGGTTACTCCGATATTTTCCTCTATTACGCGGAAAAGCCTTCGCTTGAAAGAAAGTCCCCCCCCACCGACGCGCAAATCATCGGTCAAAGGTGGCTGCACCCCAACAGGGACGGAACACCGGACAGACGCTACAGACACAACCCGCGTATCCCCCTCATGTTACTCAGCGAACTGCTCGTCTATTTCAAAGGCGGTTTTCAGAGTTACCTTCAGATTTCCGCGGTCAGAATAGCCTTTTCATTTTATTCGTTCTTGAGCCGCTACGCCGAAGTCGCCATAACGAAACGATACAAAAGCGGCAAACCCAAAAAATCAGCTTCCTCAGGTCCGGCCGGCGGAGAAGGGAAAGAAGACCGGAAAACGGAAGCCCGTCGGGATACCGGCCATAAAACGGAGAAAGACCGCGCGGACGAACGGAAAAATCGGAACAATAACGACACGCATACAACGCAACAGAAACAGGTGAATAAAACAATCCTGACCGCGTTCAGGACACTCGGGCTTTTACCCGGCGCGTCTGCGGAAGACATCAAACACAATTACCGCCTGCTCGTCAAACAATACCACCCGGACCTTTACATAAAAAGCACGGCACTCTCGCAAAAATACGCCGAACAGAAAATCATCGAGATAAACAGGGCTTACGAACACATATTGAAGTGGTCACGGACCTCGTAA
- the pelG gene encoding exopolysaccharide Pel transporter PelG: MAGIGFVLQKVLKEGGMTSLIKVALSGAIVVAGPWILSIIGIFFIGEFAPYAIAESHNLFIAIIIYSYAFSLFLFGGIHYIFTRHISDLIYEKKDREAGAALIIYSTIVIICSACIATITLSLLNLGHIRLHMLFKAASVLLFVSVNLIWLLMIFISLVNRYLHIFFTYLAGTIVSFVGVFILGRHFSAGGAMAGFAFGQFLIVVFLYIISFLQFKPGNFRNIHIGRYFRQYVFLFLSGMFYYWGMWIDKMVFWVFKGFRVGNTFFRLFDSYDIPVYFANLTMIPGLIYFVVISETDFFVHLTSFLRTLHYSIYNKIQEKKKRMIRSMKNGLIEQTLFQAIFTFVIILLAGDIARYLTDGMDTSIFRITLGAVFFHLLLLTISIFLYYIQLYRQAFIASLVFFTVNFFGSLVIVASGTSGFFGLSYLAAGIIASAVGGSFLVPSIYRFDRRIFLRAASGKDI, translated from the coding sequence ATGGCCGGTATCGGATTCGTGCTTCAAAAGGTACTGAAAGAAGGGGGAATGACCTCACTCATCAAGGTCGCGCTTTCAGGTGCGATCGTTGTCGCGGGTCCATGGATTCTTTCCATTATCGGTATTTTTTTTATCGGTGAGTTCGCTCCCTATGCAATCGCGGAATCGCACAACCTTTTTATCGCGATCATTATTTATTCATATGCCTTCTCGCTTTTTCTTTTCGGCGGCATCCACTATATTTTCACCCGGCACATCTCGGATCTCATCTATGAAAAAAAAGACAGGGAGGCGGGGGCCGCCCTCATCATCTATTCGACAATCGTCATCATCTGTTCGGCCTGTATCGCTACAATCACACTCTCGCTCCTCAACCTCGGCCATATCAGGCTGCATATGCTGTTCAAGGCGGCCTCCGTACTGCTGTTCGTATCCGTCAACCTTATCTGGCTTCTGATGATATTTATTTCGCTGGTAAACCGGTACCTCCATATTTTTTTCACCTATCTCGCCGGTACGATCGTTTCCTTTGTCGGTGTTTTTATCCTCGGGAGACATTTCTCGGCCGGCGGCGCGATGGCGGGATTCGCCTTCGGCCAGTTTCTCATTGTCGTTTTTCTTTACATAATCTCTTTTTTACAGTTCAAACCGGGTAATTTCCGAAACATACATATCGGACGGTACTTCAGACAATACGTTTTTCTCTTCCTGTCCGGAATGTTTTATTATTGGGGAATGTGGATCGATAAAATGGTCTTCTGGGTATTCAAGGGATTTCGCGTCGGCAACACCTTTTTCAGGCTTTTCGATAGCTATGACATTCCCGTATATTTCGCCAATCTCACGATGATACCGGGGTTGATCTATTTCGTCGTCATCAGCGAAACGGATTTCTTCGTACATCTCACTTCTTTCCTCAGGACGCTGCATTATAGTATATACAACAAGATTCAGGAAAAAAAGAAACGCATGATACGAAGCATGAAAAACGGCCTGATCGAACAAACGCTGTTTCAGGCTATTTTCACCTTCGTCATCATCCTTCTGGCCGGCGACATTGCCCGCTACCTGACCGACGGAATGGACACATCGATTTTTCGCATTACCCTGGGGGCGGTATTCTTTCATCTTCTGCTGCTTACCATATCGATCTTTCTCTACTATATTCAACTTTACCGCCAGGCCTTTATCGCCTCCCTTGTTTTTTTTACGGTCAATTTCTTCGGGAGTCTTGTCATCGTCGCATCGGGGACATCCGGCTTTTTCGGCCTAAGCTATCTGGCGGCCGGTATTATCGCCTCCGCGGTCGGCGGATCATTCCTGGTGCCGTCCATATACCGTTTCGACAGACGCATCTTTTTGCGGGCGGCGAGCGGAAAGGACATATGA